A DNA window from Hordeum vulgare subsp. vulgare chromosome 1H, MorexV3_pseudomolecules_assembly, whole genome shotgun sequence contains the following coding sequences:
- the LOC123425514 gene encoding uncharacterized protein LOC123425514 isoform X1, whose protein sequence is MLEEYEKLAAAVPDGSAKLRVFLFPASGADQPASGSGSHLTAVDETGQRYIDAIKCVSANAVAAIRRRESVATAARPRTTPRPPSPPASRKSLGFSVLTSSTPAMGIPAHNPGAPDRRDGRKEPLGSSIGFPSCSRIHGRVRRGQPGRCSSVVQGDHVDEFQQLCEVQSDKATIEITSRFRGTVHQIQFAPRDIVKVGEQIQEFSVIGKYDDPLDPAGCFLDLAAIHAREEAALSQARLKFQLGLFPGRHSPAAPPTQVPTKWSSPSCRHTSWTRRTTHNDEHV, encoded by the exons ATGTTGGAGGAGTACGAGAAGCTGGCCGCCGCCGTGCCCGACGGCTCCGCCAAGCTCCGGGTCTTCCTCTTCCCGGCCTCCGGGGCCGACCAGCCCGCCTCCGGCTCCGGCTCGCACCTCACCGCCGTCGACGAGACCGGGCAGCGCTACATCGACGCCATCAAATGCGTCTCCGCCAACGCCGTCGCGGCCATCCGCCGCAGGGAGAGCGTTGCCACGGCGGCTCGTCCGCGCACAACTCCAAGGCCTCCGAGCCCGCCGGCCTCGCGGAAG TCGCTGGGATTTAGTGTTCTCACATCGTCAACCCCGGCAATGGGCATTCCGGCGCACAACCCAGGCGCGCCCGACCGCCGGGATGGCCGAAAGGAGCCTCTGGGTAGTTCGATTGGCTTCCCTTCTTGCAGTCGAATTCATGGTCGGGTCCGTCGAGGCCAGCCCGGGAGATGCTCATCCGTTGTACAG GGCGACCATGTAGATGAGTTTCAGCAGCTCTGTGAGGtacagagcgacaaagcaaccaTTGAAATTACAAGTCGTTTCAGGGGAACAGTACATCAGATTCAGTTTGCACCTCGTGACATAGTGAAG GTCGGTGAACAAATCCAGGAGTTCTCCGTCATCGGCAAGTACGACGACCCGCTCGACCCGGCTGGCTGTTTTCTCGACCTTGCCGCCATCCACGCCAGGGAGGAGGCCGCCCTCAG TCAAGCAAGATTGAAGTTCCAATTGGGCCTCTTCCCTGGGCGCCACTCTCCCGCTGCTCCTCCGACCCAAGTGCCGACAAAATGGAGCTCGCCAAG CTGCAGGCACACTTCATGGACGAGGAGGACCACCCACAACGATGAACATGTGTGA
- the LOC123425514 gene encoding uncharacterized protein LOC123425514 isoform X2 gives MLEEYEKLAAAVPDGSAKLRVFLFPASGADQPASGSGSHLTAVDETGQRYIDAIKCVSANAVAAIRRRESVATAARPRTTPRPPSPPASRKSLGFSVLTSSTPAMGIPAHNPGAPDRRDGRKEPLGSSIGFPSCSRIHGRVRRGQPGRCSSVVQGDHVDEFQQLCEVQSDKATIEITSRFRGTVHQIQFAPRDIVKVGEQIQEFSVIGKYDDPLDPAGCFLDLAAIHAREEAALSMW, from the exons ATGTTGGAGGAGTACGAGAAGCTGGCCGCCGCCGTGCCCGACGGCTCCGCCAAGCTCCGGGTCTTCCTCTTCCCGGCCTCCGGGGCCGACCAGCCCGCCTCCGGCTCCGGCTCGCACCTCACCGCCGTCGACGAGACCGGGCAGCGCTACATCGACGCCATCAAATGCGTCTCCGCCAACGCCGTCGCGGCCATCCGCCGCAGGGAGAGCGTTGCCACGGCGGCTCGTCCGCGCACAACTCCAAGGCCTCCGAGCCCGCCGGCCTCGCGGAAG TCGCTGGGATTTAGTGTTCTCACATCGTCAACCCCGGCAATGGGCATTCCGGCGCACAACCCAGGCGCGCCCGACCGCCGGGATGGCCGAAAGGAGCCTCTGGGTAGTTCGATTGGCTTCCCTTCTTGCAGTCGAATTCATGGTCGGGTCCGTCGAGGCCAGCCCGGGAGATGCTCATCCGTTGTACAG GGCGACCATGTAGATGAGTTTCAGCAGCTCTGTGAGGtacagagcgacaaagcaaccaTTGAAATTACAAGTCGTTTCAGGGGAACAGTACATCAGATTCAGTTTGCACCTCGTGACATAGTGAAG GTCGGTGAACAAATCCAGGAGTTCTCCGTCATCGGCAAGTACGACGACCCGCTCGACCCGGCTGGCTGTTTTCTCGACCTTGCCGCCATCCACGCCAGGGAGGAGGCCGCCCTCAG CATGTGGTAG